DNA sequence from the Nicotiana tomentosiformis chromosome 3, ASM39032v3, whole genome shotgun sequence genome:
GATGAGAATCGTCGCCTTCTATGTAGAGACGTTCCCTCATCACTAGATTCTTCATCATAATcaatcatcacagtgtctatgaccggcccggaagAAGGACCAATCATCATTGCCACTGGATAGGGCTCGGGGGCATCAGTCTTTTCCCTCTTATTCTTCTCCCTGACTGCGAAGGAACGTCTTCTCTTTGATTGCTTATCCTCCGGATGGGGACTCCGTAAATAAGTGTTTATGCCTGAAATaggcccggagatacctgttcgagtaagtgcttcctgaatccgccaaaacgtcctcctcggggataGCAACAGAGCCCgtaggtagacctaatttcgtgaacaagtcataagggttcaaccaagttctccaTATACAAAAAACTAAAAGCAAGGAAAATTACAATTACCAAACTTTTTGGCCTTCCATCCGTATTTAAgagccagttctttccacaaacgaGTTTCGGGCGTCGTGAcgtccaagatcttctgaacTCACCGGTCCAAACCTTCCACCatcggtgggatccatcgagttacTGAAACATACGAAGGTTGAAGAGTTGATACAACCAAAACAAATATCTAGTAAAAAGAAATACTAAACAAaaagcttacgagtgcggttccaagcgatcggaaaggatgaagccgttatCAGAATGATGTTATTGGTGATGACTGCAATGAACCGTTCTATCCACCCAcgatcgttgtcatcatccatgctagacagcaaagtatggtggccacgcttgcagaggtttatcattcccccgcggaagattttgggagaatagagattcatcatatgagctaaggttagctcctctccagttttCTAGCACAAGCGTCGAAGACATGCgaccgtcctccacactgaaggacttacctatgccaaacacacttggtagcgaaggcaaatCTCTGCAATCACGAAATTAAGCTCTCTACTAAAAGGAAACACACctaaagtaaagggatacgtgtaaaagtatgtaaaaccttccttgggaagggtcactcgctccaaTATTTCAGGAGcaatgatatccaactcatggcagcagtagtcttccttcacaacaggaatactggaaggacgaatggaaggagggtacctactaacaactcatgtacgagggttagtagTAGAAAATTTCTCTTAAAGGTCCTTTGTGGTACTGAGTTTTTTTGGGATAATGGAATCCACCGTTGGAGGAGCAAAGTCCTCggctttattcttgttctttgaagaaccagcacgcttggaggaagaagccattgataaagaagaaggaaaaggttttgtgtttgaagagaattagagaaaggatGGAAAACAAAGATACAAATCAGAAGCTCGAGAAATTatgaaacgcaaaggaaaagaatgtcgcatataagtaaaattttggcggctaaattcttggcctcgataatcggcaaaagttgtactgaatcatgggatgacacGTGTTCAGaacattaaatgcggagagacgtatGTCTAATCAAATTTCAGGAaccttcagagggagttataATAATTCCTACCAAAAAGGTGTTTCTACCAGCTTCTCGGTAACATAAATTTATGTCACCAGAAAGCAGGGGGATTAtttgtataaggtaaaatatgacATGACACGTGGTTGTCTAAAGGGAGGACATGTGGAACCCAAGACTGGGATGGCCGAATACCGAACACagccattccgcttgtcaccggaaaggataacgttcataaaggtgtgttaaatgctttgcgcccggtggcatttaatagggaatattctgcagcattaagagcgacggtctgttacagagaatttggcattgaTGTTCACCCttacgtcttcatcaatgaccctcataattgacattaaaggaggacacGATCCTAGGatctccttccctagacatagctataagtAGTAAGCTCAGTTATCATTAGAAAGGGGACAAATTTTCTGACAAAACttatactatattctatacaaagcttaatacaatcttattttcttgctctttgatctcatcattgctgtgcccagaaaccttgttcccggaactgtcatctctgttgtttcatctacatttcaaggctaagtattatacatttcttcaattattgcattatttcaggatcaaattagttcacttgtctagaaaccatgtataaattcaattgtaccattttacagGTAAACAATAAGGCGTAGTTAGAATGTTAGATGTCATTTAACTTAACTTAAATTGTTGTAGCATGTAATATACTTTATTTTTCAAGTTCAAATAGAAGGTTAATTAGGTCGTAGCTATTAACACAAAGATATTAATCTAATCCGATCCAACATTACAGGAAATGAGATTTTCAATGACGATATTCTGGGCGATTTATTTAGTTGtcaccaaaagtaaatatatgccACCGTTTTAAATGGCAGCCTACTTGCAATCATATTTGTGGCGTATTTTGTTTACTTTTTTATGGCGATTTTAGTCTCCACATTTTTTTTGGTGGCGGCTTTGCTCACCAAAAAGTAAACGTAGATTTAAGGTAGGTTACTGCTCAAAATAGGAACATGTTATCCGCAGCTGAACTATCTATTGCAGCGACACAACATTTTCATTTGGTGATGAAAAGGTCGCCACATAACGTCGTGCAAGATGAGTAATTATTAATGTCATTATTATGAAGAGTTATTGCCAATTATCTTTTAAACCTGTTGCTTTATAGAATTTAAACTTTAAATGACGACACAAGTAACATAGGAGATATCTACTCAATTATTGAGTTAGGACGAGTTACGCAGAATAGTTGTAACATGCACTAATAGTCTAATACCCAGGATAATGCAACTTCTACTGAGAAAAGGGAAACAAGAAAGAGACCCAACGAAATTCATACAATGGGGTTTAGTTAATTTGGAATATTGTGGACGTGTTATGAAAGCGTCACTTCAGCTTCTTTGAATCTCATACGAAGTTACTGTTCCCAAAATAATGTGTGAACATCAATAGATCAAATAATGCTCGAAAAGGCTTTAGAAAAAGTAGACAGATATATAGATGTTGCTTCCCACTTTACCAATTTCTTGCATCACATTTCCTAGAATAAGAAAAGCGTCTTGGCTTTACTGTTCCAAAACCCTTGCCAAGTTGCATAGTGAGTAAAGATCATTGATTTCACGTATAATTTTACAACAATTAGCACGGGaagtttattttttcttttttggttatgACTTGTGATGGCAGAAGTAAGAAGCTGAGGCTGGCTTTACTTATGATCTTCAACTGGTTCGTTAGTTTGGAGGTAATTAATTTGCTATGAAATTCTTTACCAACTACTTGCATCGCTCTTATAAAGtttgttttcttatttttcttctttgagaGCATAGGAGAATCTAGTATATAGACAAAAGCGGATTTAGGATATAAGTTTAAGTTTTATGGGTCAATCTTTAGGTTTTTCTAGCATTGGACGTACTATATGTTCAAAATTATGGGTTCAGACCTACTATTTGTTGCAATTTTTGTGAATTTTCAcatataaatatactctcttcgTGCAAAGTATTAGGTTCAGTTGAACCCATTGCCCGTGTGTTCAGTAAACGTGATCTTAgtatatatgtataatatttttttgtatGTATACATAGTTCGAGTCAAATAAGCACATAAAAGTGTTACTATTGTTTTGCTTTAAAGGGGATAGAGAAGGTCAGAAGGATATGGGAGTAATATTTGATCAGAtgttgatatttttctttaagagcATCATTTATGGATAGTTAACTACTCTAAATATGAAAGACGAAAAGAATGTTTCTGATGTTAATGTTCTAAGTAGCTTTCAAAAACCGGTCCTTTTGGCTGTTTACTGGTAATTAATCCTCGTCAAATTAAAGAATCACTATACATATGTTTCTCATCAGTTCCAAAATTAAGATATCACCATAACGAGCTATTGGACACTTGTCTTCGATTTGCGTCACTTATAATATAAAAAAGATTAATTGAATACAGTTGATTGCAGCAATCTTGATTGGGCCTACAGATATGAGTAATTGAAGACAGGAAACAGGACAGGTTTGACACTGGTTCAACTCTATTAAATGCTATCTTCCCTCTTAATCTTCATAACCAACCTCTTGAATTAATCCTTTGTTTCATTGACAGGTCAACAGCTGAGAAACTCTCATGGCATTCTCATTTTCTCTTGCAGCCTTTATTCACCCTCAACTCCGGCATGTTGTAGCGAAGATGTCTCTCTTTGACACAATCTTGTTCTATGTTAGTTTTCTCTGTTCCCTTCTTTTACCATGTGATATTATGCTTTACAAACTAGAATGTTGTTTTTACTGATGCTCCTGTTTTTGATATGTCAGGTGGTACATCTTTTGGACAAGTTTGATCTATGGCATAGATTACCAGTGTTACTCGGGTTGGCTTACCTAGGACTAAGAAGACACTTGCACCAGCGATACAACCTCTTACATGTTGGAGAAGTTAATGGAAAGAAATATGACACAGAAGAGTTTTCGTATCGGACTGCTGATGGTACGTGCAATCATCCTGCGGATCATTTAGTGGGCAGTCATGGAACCTTCTTTGGTCGCAACATGCCACCATCAACTTCAAGTTATGGGGTAAGCTAACAATACAATCATTTTATTCTTTCAGCTTTATTGAACCTGTTTCAATTCTTTTATTCTGATCATTTTTTGACAGCTAATTAGCATGATCCAATAAATGTGCCTTAGTCATATCGCTATCTGTAATCTATAGCTTGATATCTCTCATTCACTTTGGAGTTATGACAATATCATTTGATTATGTAGCTACTGGAACCTCATCCAGTAACGGTGGCCACGAAGCTCTTGGAAAGGAGAAAGTGCACAGATTGCGGGAGCCAATTCAACATGATAGCGTGCGCCTGGGTACAATTTATGATCCATGATTGGAATGACCATATGGAGGACACTGAACAGGTACCTACGTATAACTTGTCGGAGGCAGTATTTAGAGTATTCATCATGGTAAAGGTGTGTTTTGTGTTTCTCTTACACAAATATTTTGACAGGTCGAGCTTAGAGCGCCTGAAGATGTTGCAGCAGGGTGCCCGTTGAAGTCATTTAAGTTCTTTAAGACCAGAAAACTTCCTACAGGTTCACCTGATCTGAAGTTTGGGCATTTGAATTCAAGGACCCCATGGTGGTGAGTagactcaaaaacttctaaatcCCCAGAGAAAACCTAAAAggttctctcatattttgaactttTGTGACTTTATTTGTACTTCTATTCACTCCAAAGCCAGCAATAAAACTAAATACCCTACTGGTGATGGACTAAGCTAATAATATAAGACACTGGTGGAAAAGAATTACCTGTTAAACCGACAAGATTATTGGACAAGGAAAGAATAACAAAGATAAATACATCATCAAGTCCATGCTCTTGCATCCCAAAATCTAAAACTGTCATAAATTTACAAAAGCATGAATACACCCACAATCGAATGGTGCTAATAGCAGGTTATTCTTTGTTAATGGAGAGAAACTTCAAGAGAGACTGTTGCATGTTATATTCAGTCAAGCAAAATAGATTCTATTAAAATCAATAGTAAACTCAACTAAATACTGTATCAAAGTGCTGCTTAGTAGCATGCTAAAAGAGTGAAGTAACAACTACGGTGGAGATGGAGGGGGAAAGGAGGCGGAAATATTATTCCTTGTTGACATATATGCTGGTCAACTCATGTCCACACTGTCCAATCGGAACTCAATTGGATTTCTTACTTCATTGTAATGCAGATTGGAAGTTAGTCTAGTGATGGAGTTTTATTTCATCTGATGAATTATATATGTTCCTACTGTTTTGCTAGGGATGGGAGTGTAATATATGGGAATAATAAGGAGGGCATGATTAGGATGAGAACATTTAAAGGTGGAAAGCTCAGGGTCTCAGGAGATGGACTTCTTGAACATGACGATAATGGCATTCCAATATCTGGAGATGTTCGTAACGATTGGGCAGGCTTCTCTCTGTTGCAGGCCTTGTTTATGAAGGAACATAATGCCATATGTGATATGCTAAAAGTATGCTTTTCTTTTCAGCTTCTTCAGGATAATTTTGCACCTTAAAAGAACGAGTTTGATTAAAAGCCTGATTTTTGTTTCAGGAGCATTACCCTGAATTTGATGATGAAAAGCTGTATCGACATGCAAGATTGATAACTTCAGCAGTCATTGCTAAAATCCATACCCTTGATTTGACAATTGAACTTGCTAAGACTGATACTGTAGTTGCGGGAACAAGGATCAACTGGTAAGCCCACTGCTAAATACTGCTGCTATTACTGTGGTTGAATTAACAAACAGCTTCCCAGTATTCACTTAGTTGTCTTGATCTTCTAAAATGTCGTGCATCATGCTTAGCATTGCGAATGACCATAACATTAACTATTAATGTTAATTAACAGAGTCTACTTTGATTCAGGTATGGACTTTTGGggaagaaaatcaaggatttgTTAGGACCTAAGTTTGGACCAATTCTGAGTGGATTAGTTGGTCTTAAAAGGCCCAGAGATCACGGGACTCCCTACTCGTTGACTGAAGAATTTGTTAGCGTCTACAGAATGCACTCACTTTTACCTGACAAAATTGTTCTGAGGGACTTGAAGTCGACTACTTCAGAAGACAAATCCTTGCCTATTCAAGAAGAGTATGTTCTCCAATTACACATTTTGCATTAGAAACAAGTTGTTGCCTTGCTATATGacaattttttaaataaaatctgGGAATTGATTTCAGGATATGAATAAGAATCTGAtccatatatatgaattataACACAACAAAGGCCAGATTTGTTGAAATCTAGAAGTAAAATAGCCAGGAGatgtactaataaaaaggaaaagaacttgTTAGGATATATGAATTTCTAACTGTCTAGTTTGATCAGGATTCCTATGACGGAAATGATTGGGAAAGAAGGAGAAAAAAGCTTGTCCAAAATTGGTATAGAGCAGATGCTCGTATCTATGGGTCATCAGTCATCTGGAGCTTCTACATTGTGGAATTATCCGACGTGGATGAGGAATCTTGTTCCTCATGATATTGATGGAGAAGAAAGACCAGATTTAGTTGACATGGCCGCGTTAGAAAGTATGTTTATCCATTCTTCCCTATGACATAAAACATTGTCCTCGAATATCATAGAAACTACATACTAAATTGCTATTTTAAACTCTAGTTTATAGAGATAGAGAGAGGGGAATACCACGGTACAATGAGTTTAGAAGGAATTTGCTGATGATACCAATTAGCAAGTGGGAGGATTTAACTGATGATGAAGAAGTAATTGAAGCTTTGCGAGAAGTATATGGTGATGATGTTGAGAAGCTAGATCTCCAAGTTGGTCTACACGCGGAGAAGAAAATTAAAGGCTTTGCCATTAGTGAGACTGCTTTCAACATATTTCTGCTCATTGCTTCAAGGTAAGTCAATATGTTGCAGTAGTATGTGCAAAATATAGAATTGGTCTTTGTGCTAATACGCGCGAcaatcttttttattttcttcaggAGGCTAGAAGCTGATCGATTCTTTACAACTAATTTCAATGCGCGAACCTACACAGAGAAAGGCTTCGAATGGGTTAACAAGACAGAGACATTGAAAGATGTTATAGATCGACACTTCCCTGAAATGACAGAGAAATACATGAGATGCACAAGTGCATTTGCAGTGTGGAATTCAGACCCAAATCCTAGACGTTATTTACCTCTCTATCTGAGACCAGCAACCTAATATGTTTTATAGGATGTGCCCTTTGTAACCTTTGTATGAGATGAATATGTAATATGGTAATAGACCAcgttaagtttgaaaatataatatgtAAGATCGCGTAAATCTGTAGCGTATGTAAATGGATTAGTATGTGTGAAGTGTGACACGCTTGACTATGCAAGTATGTTA
Encoded proteins:
- the LOC104093716 gene encoding alpha-dioxygenase 2-like, with translation MAFSFSLAAFIHPQLRHVVAKMSLFDTILFYVVHLLDKFDLWHRLPVLLGLAYLGLRRHLHQRYNLLHVGEVNGKKYDTEEFSYRTADGTCNHPADHLVGSHGTFFGRNMPPSTSSYGLLEPHPVTVATKLLERRKCTDCGSQFNMIACAWVQFMIHDWNDHMEDTEQVELRAPEDVAAGCPLKSFKFFKTRKLPTGSPDLKFGHLNSRTPWWDGSVIYGNNKEGMIRMRTFKGGKLRVSGDGLLEHDDNGIPISGDVRNDWAGFSLLQALFMKEHNAICDMLKEHYPEFDDEKLYRHARLITSAVIAKIHTLDLTIELAKTDTVVAGTRINWYGLLGKKIKDLLGPKFGPILSGLVGLKRPRDHGTPYSLTEEFVSVYRMHSLLPDKIVLRDLKSTTSEDKSLPIQEEIPMTEMIGKEGEKSLSKIGIEQMLVSMGHQSSGASTLWNYPTWMRNLVPHDIDGEERPDLVDMAALEIYRDRERGIPRYNEFRRNLLMIPISKWEDLTDDEEVIEALREVYGDDVEKLDLQVGLHAEKKIKGFAISETAFNIFLLIASRRLEADRFFTTNFNARTYTEKGFEWVNKTETLKDVIDRHFPEMTEKYMRCTSAFAVWNSDPNPRRYLPLYLRPAT